One Mycolicibacterium pulveris genomic region harbors:
- the ahcY gene encoding adenosylhomocysteinase — protein MTTTEQRLTPDVRNGIEYKVADLSLAEFGRKEIRLAEKEMPGLMALRQEYHDVQPLKGARISGSLHMTVQTAVLIETLTALGAEVRWASCNIFSTQDHAAAAVVVGPHGTPEKPEGTPVFAWKGETLEEYWWAAEQMLTWPGEPANMILDDGGDATMMVLRGAQYEKAGVVPPAEDDDPAEWKVFLSVLRERFETEKDKWTKIAESVKGVTEETTTGVLRLYQFEAAGDLPFPAINVNDSVTKSKFDNKYGTRHSLIDGINRGTDVLIGGKKVLICGYGDVGKGCAESLAGQGARVSVTEIDPINALQALMDGFDVRTVEQAIGEADIVITATGNKDIITLEHMRAMKDQAILGNIGHFDNEIDMAALERSGAKKINIKPQVDQWVFDDGKSIIVLSEGRLLNLGNATGHPSFVMSNSFSNQVIAQIELWTKNDEYDNAVYRLAKHLDEKVARIHVEALGGSLTKLTKEQAEYINVDVEGPYKPEHYRY, from the coding sequence ATGACGACGACTGAACAGCGGCTGACCCCGGATGTCCGCAACGGCATCGAGTACAAGGTGGCCGATCTGTCCCTTGCTGAATTCGGTCGCAAGGAGATCCGGCTCGCCGAGAAGGAGATGCCGGGCCTGATGGCGCTGCGCCAGGAGTACCACGACGTGCAGCCGCTCAAGGGCGCCCGCATCTCGGGTTCGCTGCACATGACGGTGCAGACCGCGGTGCTCATCGAGACCTTGACCGCGCTGGGCGCCGAAGTGCGCTGGGCGTCGTGCAACATCTTCTCCACCCAGGACCACGCCGCCGCGGCCGTGGTCGTCGGCCCGCACGGCACCCCCGAGAAGCCCGAGGGCACCCCGGTGTTCGCGTGGAAGGGCGAGACGCTCGAGGAGTACTGGTGGGCTGCCGAGCAGATGCTGACCTGGCCGGGCGAGCCGGCCAACATGATCCTCGACGACGGCGGCGACGCCACGATGATGGTGCTGCGCGGCGCGCAGTATGAGAAGGCCGGCGTGGTCCCGCCCGCCGAGGACGACGATCCGGCGGAGTGGAAGGTCTTCCTCTCGGTGCTGCGTGAGCGCTTCGAAACCGAGAAGGACAAGTGGACCAAGATCGCCGAGTCCGTCAAGGGGGTCACCGAGGAGACGACGACCGGGGTGCTGCGGCTGTATCAGTTCGAGGCCGCGGGCGACCTGCCGTTCCCGGCGATCAACGTCAACGACTCGGTGACCAAGTCCAAGTTCGACAACAAGTACGGGACCCGGCACTCGCTGATCGACGGCATCAACCGGGGCACCGACGTGCTGATCGGCGGCAAGAAGGTGCTGATCTGCGGCTACGGCGACGTCGGCAAGGGCTGCGCCGAGTCGCTGGCCGGCCAGGGCGCGCGGGTGTCGGTCACCGAGATCGACCCGATCAACGCGCTGCAGGCGCTGATGGACGGCTTTGACGTGCGCACGGTCGAGCAGGCGATCGGCGAGGCCGACATCGTCATCACCGCGACCGGCAACAAGGACATCATCACGCTCGAGCACATGCGCGCGATGAAGGACCAGGCGATCCTGGGCAACATCGGGCACTTCGACAACGAGATCGACATGGCCGCGCTCGAGCGTTCGGGTGCCAAGAAGATCAACATCAAGCCGCAGGTCGACCAGTGGGTGTTCGACGACGGCAAGTCGATCATCGTGCTGTCGGAGGGCCGGCTGCTCAACCTGGGCAACGCGACCGGGCACCCGTCGTTCGTGATGAGCAACAGCTTCTCCAACCAGGTGATCGCCCAGATCGAGCTGTGGACCAAGAACGACGAGTACGACAACGCGGTGTACCGGTTGGCCAAGCACCTCGACGAAAAGGTCGCACGCATTCACGTTGAGGCCCTTGGTGGTTCGCTGACCAAGCTCACCAAGGAGCAGGCCGAGTACATCAACGTCGACGTCGAGGGCCCCTACAAGCCCGAGCACTACCGGTACTGA
- a CDS encoding TetR family transcriptional regulator, which yields MTRTSGATETDSLARVNAPRTRRPEQRVPYAEASRVLLRDSILDGMRDLLLTRDWSAITLAHVASAAGISRQTIYNEFGSRQGLAQAYALRLADRLVDQIDYAVEGNVGDVYAAFLQGFRDFFIESAADPLVMSLLTGAIKPDLLQLITTDSGPIISHCAERLTATLMHSWVTCSEDDAGILARAIVRLAMSYISMPPEADRDVAADLARLLTPAAERYGVIATE from the coding sequence GTGACCAGGACCAGCGGGGCGACGGAAACGGATAGTCTCGCGCGTGTGAACGCACCGCGCACGAGGCGACCCGAGCAGCGCGTCCCGTACGCCGAAGCGTCGCGGGTGCTGCTGCGCGACTCGATTCTGGACGGCATGCGAGACCTGCTGCTCACCCGCGACTGGTCGGCGATCACGCTGGCGCACGTGGCCAGCGCCGCCGGAATCAGCCGTCAGACCATCTACAACGAGTTCGGTTCGCGCCAGGGCCTGGCCCAGGCCTATGCGCTGCGGTTGGCCGACCGGCTCGTCGACCAGATCGACTACGCGGTCGAGGGCAACGTCGGCGACGTCTACGCCGCGTTCCTGCAGGGGTTCCGCGACTTCTTCATCGAGTCGGCCGCCGACCCGTTGGTGATGTCGCTGCTGACCGGCGCCATCAAGCCCGATCTGCTGCAGCTCATCACCACCGACAGCGGGCCGATCATCAGCCATTGCGCGGAGCGGCTGACCGCGACGCTCATGCACAGCTGGGTGACGTGCAGCGAGGACGACGCCGGCATTCTGGCGCGCGCGATCGTCCGGCTGGCGATGAGCTACATTTCCATGCCGCCGGAGGCAGATCGCGACGTCGCGGCCGACTTGGCTAGGCTGCTTACACCTGCCGCTGAGCGCTACGGTGTGATCGCAACCGAATAG
- a CDS encoding rubredoxin, whose product MDYKLFVCAQCGFEYDEAKGWPEDGIAPGTRWADIPDDWSCPDCGAAKSDFEMVEVSRP is encoded by the coding sequence ATGGACTACAAACTGTTCGTCTGCGCACAGTGCGGGTTCGAATACGACGAGGCCAAGGGCTGGCCCGAGGACGGGATCGCCCCGGGCACCCGCTGGGCCGACATCCCCGACGATTGGAGTTGCCCTGACTGCGGCGCGGCCAAGTCCGACTTCGAGATGGTGGAAGTGTCACGTCCGTGA
- a CDS encoding rubredoxin, with translation MSAYRCPGCDYVYDEAKGEPREGFPAGTPFTDVPDDWCCPDCAVREKVDFEPVG, from the coding sequence ATGAGCGCCTACCGGTGCCCGGGGTGCGACTACGTCTACGACGAGGCCAAAGGCGAACCGCGCGAAGGGTTCCCGGCCGGTACACCGTTTACCGACGTCCCCGACGACTGGTGCTGCCCGGACTGCGCGGTGCGCGAGAAGGTCGACTTCGAACCCGTGGGTTGA